A region of the Sarcophilus harrisii chromosome 3, mSarHar1.11, whole genome shotgun sequence genome:
ATTCAACATGTTACTGGCTTTCTAATCTGCAAATATAATTAAGTGCTACATTTAGTAGCATCCGGTAAGTCTCCCTCTCTAGGTTACTaagaaagaaggatttttttaaaggcagcttcatatatatattatattggcATTTATATGCACTCCCATATGAACACTGCTGTGGGTATCGGTTCCTATCTCCCCACTAGCCAAAATGAGCACTGataaaatctgaaagaaaaaaaaaaagaagaagaagaagaaggaaaatgatatgGGAGGGGGGGAAGTGGTATGCTTTGAAGGTCCAATAAATTATGTAAATGCATGATTATGCCGTGATAAAGTGCTACAAAATTCTCCCATTAGTAgtttaaaaagaatcagagtaatggagttggcttttttttttcctgctttactTGATGGTGGTGACGACAGGTACCATAGCAATGGCATTGGCTGAGCTGGAGTTCATGATGTCATCATACTGGGGGGGTGGATCTAAATGAGGTTCTGTCTCACTTCTTCTTAGGTTTGTCTGACCAGTGGCTTCCTCATAGGTAGGTGGGGGGTCACAGTTAGAGAGACGTGTAGAGACAGAATCTGAGCGCCCACCTACATAACCCAGAAATCCTGGGGACAGCCCACTGCTGTCAAAGAGTTCTTCTTGCGGGGAATGAGTGATGCTGAGATGGGATGGGAGAGGTCCTCGACCGTCTGTCAGGGTGCCATCACTACTGGCTTCCAGTGCTCCCCGTCTCATGTACATGGTTTGTCTGCGAGTTTTCTTTTTTAGGAGATATCTCCAAGTTATGAATATGATGATGAGGATAACAAAAAGGCCAATGATTAATGGAAATGCAAGGTAAAATGGATACCAGTTACTTCCTCTGTTTTCTGCCTGATGTTCCTTTATGTAGGTGTCCCAGAATTCCTTCTAAAAACAGTAAGACAGAATAAATCATAATGGTTAAAAGAGGACAAACAGAAAAAGTGAACAATCAATAACCATAAGGAAAAAAGTTAAACCCGGTTAGAGGATTCAAGTGGACCATACTACCTTTTTTGGGTCTTGCTATCTGCCTCTTAATACTATGCTCTTCCCCACATCCCCATACTCCCTTACAATGAATATTGACTAGATCCGAGTTCTGTAACATTTTCATGTTACTTGTTACTGTTACATGTTACTATATTTTGCTAgaggagttttttttaaaaaaaggtaacaaTGTAGTTAGAGATCTGTATAAAActaaattttagaagaaaatctcttcttcaaaatgactgattaatctgatcctaatCCAAGACCAAAGAATAACCCTGTATGGAAcactattaaaatttaaagatggcacaaaataaattaagtttaaaattttgcTTCCTCCTCCCTAAGTTAAATACACTCATGTAATTGCAGGAGCTACAAGTAATGTATTTCAATATGGAAGACTTGGAATCAACAGTGTAAAATTAAGGGAGAAAGTGAAAATCATAAAAGGAATAGTGAAATGAGTTGTtggctttcttcctttctatttggTAAAGAAAATATTAGGCAGAGCTTAGATTCAGAAGATCTACTTTTGAGCATGCAGCTATATCACTGCCTAGCCATTTGACTTTAGCCATCTCACTTGCTTCTGCAGTCCTGTTTGTCCTTCTATACAATGAGGGAATCTATAAGATTCctatagaaataatatttggGGATTTTGGGTTGGACCAGATGCTATCCAAGGTTCCTTTGAGTTCTAATGTTTTATGATGCTAAGAAACAGACATCCACTTACTGCTGCTATTATGCATATTTCAAATATGTGGATGATGatgaaatatatggaaaaatgtGCACAGCTTCAACCAGATAATTCTTATGGAACTAAGAAGCAGCAAAA
Encoded here:
- the PRRG1 gene encoding transmembrane gamma-carboxyglutamic acid protein 1, which gives rise to MERVFLTEEKANSVLKRYPRANGFLEEIRQGNIERECKEEVCTYEEAREAFENDVKTKEFWDTYIKEHQAENRGSNWYPFYLAFPLIIGLFVILIIIFITWRYLLKKKTRRQTMYMRRGALEASSDGTLTDGRGPLPSHLSITHSPQEELFDSSGLSPGFLGYVGGRSDSVSTRLSNCDPPPTYEEATGQTNLRRSETEPHLDPPPQYDDIMNSSSANAIAMVPVVTTIK